Proteins from a genomic interval of Oncorhynchus clarkii lewisi isolate Uvic-CL-2024 chromosome 13, UVic_Ocla_1.0, whole genome shotgun sequence:
- the LOC139424709 gene encoding calcineurin subunit B type 1 codes for MGNEASYPLEMCTHFDADEIKRLGKRFKKLDLDNSGSLSVEEFMSLPELQQNPLVQRVIDIFDTDGNGEVDFKEFIEGVSQFSVKGDKEMKLRFAFRIYDMDKDGYISNGELFQVLKMMVGNNLKDTQLQQIVDKTIINADKDGDGRISFEEFCAVVGGLDIHKKMVVDV; via the exons GGAAACGAAGCAAGTTATCCCTTGGAGATGTGTACACACT TTGATGCTGATGAGATTAAGAGGCTAGGAAAGAGATTTAAGAAACTCGACCTAGATAACTCTGGCTCCTTGAGCGTGGAAGAGTTTATGTCCTTACCGGAACTCCAACAGAATCCCCTTGTACAGCGAGTTATCGATATATTTGACACAGATGGCAATGGGGAAGTCGACTTCAAAG AATTCATTGAGGGCGTCTCCCAGTTCAGTGTCAAAGGTGATAAAGAGATGAAACTGCGCT TTGCCTTCAGGATCTACGACATGGACAAGGACGGCTACATATCCAACGGCGAACTCTTCCAGGTCCTCAAGATGATGGTGGGGAACAACTTAAAGGACACCCAGCTCCAGCAGATTGTTGACAAAACCATCATCAACGCAGACAAAGACGGCGACGGGAGGATATCCTTTGAGGAGTTTTGTGCG GTGGTGGGAGGATTAGACATACACAAAAAGATGGTTGTGGACGTGTGA